The genomic DNA ACGGATGCCACTGCACCTGCCGGAGCAAATATGCAACAATTTAACTTTGTCGGCAAAACCGTTTATGTTCGAAATGGCAAATGCGTAGGTAAAGATGGTACATTAGGTGGTTCAGCGTTAACTATGATTGAAGCGGTAGAGAACTGCGTTAAACATGTAGGTATCTCACTGGATGAAGCACTGCGTATGGCGACGCTCTATCCAGCAAAAGCCATTGGCATGCAGCACAAACTGGGTCGCGTAAAATCAGGTATGATCGCAAACCTTACTATTTTCGATAACAATTTTAATGTACAAGGGACCGTAGTAAACGGCCAGTATATACAGGGATAATTATGACAGGCGGACAAATTGGCAACGTAGATTTAGTAAAGCAATTAAATAGTGCCGCTGTTTATCGACTCATTGACCAACAAGGGCCAATTTCTCGAATCAAAATATCAGAATTGAGCCATTTAGCACCGGCGAGTGTCACTAAAATCACTCGTCAGCTTTTAGAGCATAACTTAATTCAAGAAGTGGCTCATCAAGCTTCAACCGGTGGGCGACGCGCTATCTCTCTCACCACACAAGTGACGCAGTTTCACTCTATCGCTGTGCGAGTAGGAAGAGATTACATTCAATTATCCTTACACGATTTGAGTGGCGAGATACTGTCAAAATCTGAGTCGGCGATTCAATACAGTGACCAAGAGCAATTAATCCGCCAACTGATTGACAAAATTAAGCTGTTTAAAGCCAGTAATGAATTAATTGCGCACAATCTGATTGCTATTGGTGTCGTCCTGCCTGGGTTGGTCAACCCAGATGAGGGTGAAGTCCACTATATGCCCCACACTAAAATTGACCACCTACCTTTGGGACAAATATTATCTGAGCAGTTTAATATCGGCTGTTTTGTGGGTAATGATATTCGAGCTATGGCACTGGCTGAGCATTATTTTGGAGCGACCAAAGACAGCTTAGATTCCGTGTTGATTAGTGTCCATAGAGGGACAGGTGCGGGTATAATGGCCGATGGACACGTCTTTTTAGGCTCCAATCGCAATGTCGGCGAAATTGGCCACATTCAAGTAGATCCATTAGGTGAGCAATGTCAATGTGGCAATTTTGGTTGCCTAGAAACCATCGCCGCTAATCCTGCCATTTTAAAAGGTGTTCAAGCTCGCCTCGCGCGTGGTTACGATTCGACTTTAGCCGATGAAGCCAATATTACCATTCCAATCATCTGCAAGCATGCTCTTATGGGTGATGATTTAGCCACACAAAGTATTGTGCGTGTTGGGGTTCAGTTAGGAAAAGCCATTGCAATTGTAATAAACCTGTTCAACCCGCAAAAAATTGTTATCGCTGGTGATATCACGCAAGCAAAAGAGGTATTATTCCCCGCGATCCAAAGGAACGTGAATAGCCAATCTTTAACCGCTTTTCACAAGGATCTTCCTATTGTTTCATCTGACCTAGAGCAGTTCCCTACTATGGGGGCTTTTGCCATGATAAAACGAGCCATGTTAAATGGCGTATTGCTACAAAAATTAATGGACTCAACGCATTAATTCAATCATTGCTGTCTCGTAGCGGTTGAGTGAGCGTAGTCCCTCAACCCAATGAGACGGTAATAAATGGAAATCATGCTCATCTGCGGCGCTTTTTTGGCGGGGTTTATCGCCCAAAAGTGCAATTTGCCCCCTTTAGTGGGCTTTTTACTTGCAGGTTTTACACTGAATGCATTCGGCTTTGAAAGTAATTCAACCATCAACCACATCGCCGATCTTGGCGTCACCCTGCTTCTATTTACTATTGGCTTAAAGCTGGATGTAAAAATCTTACTGTCCAAAGAAATTTGGGGAGGAGCCACCTTACATAATCTTGCTTCTACCGCTTTTTTTAGTCTTTGCTTAATCGCTCTGCAAGTGATCGGCGTCAGTTTATTTGCCGACATGTCCATTGCACAATTAATTATCTTAGGTTTTGCGCTCTCCT from Vibrio rarus includes the following:
- the nagC gene encoding DNA-binding transcriptional regulator NagC; the encoded protein is MTGGQIGNVDLVKQLNSAAVYRLIDQQGPISRIKISELSHLAPASVTKITRQLLEHNLIQEVAHQASTGGRRAISLTTQVTQFHSIAVRVGRDYIQLSLHDLSGEILSKSESAIQYSDQEQLIRQLIDKIKLFKASNELIAHNLIAIGVVLPGLVNPDEGEVHYMPHTKIDHLPLGQILSEQFNIGCFVGNDIRAMALAEHYFGATKDSLDSVLISVHRGTGAGIMADGHVFLGSNRNVGEIGHIQVDPLGEQCQCGNFGCLETIAANPAILKGVQARLARGYDSTLADEANITIPIICKHALMGDDLATQSIVRVGVQLGKAIAIVINLFNPQKIVIAGDITQAKEVLFPAIQRNVNSQSLTAFHKDLPIVSSDLEQFPTMGAFAMIKRAMLNGVLLQKLMDSTH